Part of the Sulfoacidibacillus ferrooxidans genome, AAACCAGCCCATATTGACAAATGTAAAAAGAATAGAAAATAAAAATGCGCCAATGTTTCCATACGTCTTACGGGCGACAATGAGTCCTGTTAACGGAACCTCTCGTCCCATTTCCGAAAAAAGCCCAGCGGGAATGAATGCAATGATCCAACTCATGATGATAGCGACAATCATGTCTGTCATACCAAAATGAAATAACAAAGAACCAAGTAACGGCGTCATAGCTGAAGCAGAAGCCATCAACCAGACGACAAATAATTTACCCGAAGTCATGGTTCTTTGTTCGAGTGGTACCGGTAACACGCCAACGGTTTCAATCTCATTCATAGTACTCTTCCAAAATCCCACATCACGACTTTCTTGTATTACATTATTTTTCAATGAACATGCCTCCTACAATGTATAATAGACTAGTATGATGTTAACTCGCTACATTTTTCATAATAAAAAGAAAAATATAGCGATACGCAAAACGCTACTACTCTAGTATCTTGTCATGGCTGTGAAGTAAACAACGGAAACGTCGATCAACAAAAATAAAAATTTAAATATTCTAATATTAGTTACTTTCACCTTAACTTTGGTTATTTTAAAATATACTATATTACCAATGAAATCCTTAGTGACATGCAACCCGTTGATGAGCAAACTTGATCATAGTTGCCACATATTTCAGTGTAATTAAAAACCCACTTTATGATGGAGTCATGATCAAGTGAAGGGACTAGTATTAAAATAAGTTTACATAAGGTGTATTATCGGACATGATTTATATTAAACTATTTACTAAAGTTTATTGCACTACGATAGTTTCAATTAAAAATAAAATTCAGTTGAATTCAACACTTGCTCCAATCATTGCGATAGTTCATTATCGAAAGTTAACTGACCGATTCAAAATATTATCATTTAGGGTAATTTAATAGCATGTCATTTTTGTTAGCCTTAAGTAGGTTTCTGCAAACAGGCTAAATCTACCCAAAGGAACGATGGAGCACATCTTCGTTTTTTATTATTCAGTGGAGAAACTGAATTTACACTATTATATGAACTCAACAGCACTTGACCAGTAAACAACACTTTAAAATTAAGCAAGTTTTATTATTAGCTAACATTTATTATGATTATTTGATATAATCATAATAAATGAATTTTGTTAACTTAACCGGAGGTCATGATGACTATTAACATACAGGATCGTCTATTAGAACGCTTGATACAGACGGGTGCTATTCGAGTCAGAAAGAATGAAAATGATATGGCCTTTTGGTATACTTCCTGTATTCCAGGACCCTATTATATTAATGTAGAAAAAATAATCGGTCCTCATATTGCTTCACACTTATTACCTCAAATAACCAAAATCCTCTCCTCTCAAATGAATAACAGAGAAAAAGCAATGAGCATATCCCACATGATCATCGATCAATTAAATCATGATATGAACTATTTAGAAACAATCTCTCTTCTAACTGAATTTTACCAATCTAAAACTTCATTACTACCTCAAGCCATTTCTGGAGGTGAACGAAGAGACTGGTTTTTTTCAGTCCCCTTTGCGGAAATAATGGGGATACCGCACCTTTTTCTATTAAAAAATGGTGATTATTGGTGTTTGGATAATAATGATCATCTAACAAATCAGAATTGGAATGATATGAATATATTGCATGTTTCAGATATCATTAATACAGCAACAAGTTACACGCGATATTGGCTTCCCACGCTTAAAAATGTTGGTGTTTCGTTACAAGAAACACTTACTGTTGTAATTCGCGGATTACCAGGCCGACAAAAACTGGAACAAAATGGAGTAAGAATAACTACACCTTTAGATCTAGATGAAGCAGTTTTTGTTGAAGCATGTAAAAAAAATTTAATTAGCCAATTTACTTTGAGTGATATTTTACTCTATATGGAATCTCCGCGTTTGTGGACGCATAATTTTTTGAATCACTGTGAGCGATTGCTTATAGATCAAGTCGCTGTAATGGATGAAACACAACAACTTCGAATACAAACTTTTATAAATAATGATCTGTATGAATTTGCTCAGGATTTCCCATTATTATTTTCTGCTCATGAGCAAGGAGGGGAACTCAATGTTTGCAAAGATCGGTGATACAGTTGAAATAATTAATGATGTCTATGAAGATGGAGTAGAGAAGGTGGCATGCAAAGGTGAATTAGGTTTAATTCGTAGAATTACTGAAAACGGGCATGCTATAGTCGAGTTTGAGATTGGCAGAGTTGTCACACTCCACCCTATATGTTTTAAAGTAAATTCTCGTCATGTCTAATTTAAGAATCTAATGATCGCGATACATAAGTTTTAATTTCATATCGCGATCTGATTCGAATAATTCACTAAATTTATTTTTATAATAGTAATTAATACGTTGCAACCTCATCAATGTCTTCTGGACCAATAACGCAAACAGATCCTACGATGTCATTTAACGAAGATATTTTATGACGAATAGCGTGTTCCTTCATTCCTTGAATAATATCGACCATCCCGATCGGATTCACAAAATTATAGGTTCCGACTTGAACAGCGGACGCTCCAGCCATCATGTACTCAATAGCATCTTCTGCACTGCATATACCACCACATCCAATAATCGGTATGCCCACCTTTTTATAAACTTGATACACCATCCGTAAAATTATTGGTTTTATACAGGGACCAGAAAGACCTCCCATGATATTTCCAATTTTAGGCTTACGGCTCTCCACATCAATAGCCATTGAAAGCATCGTATTAGCAACTACCACCGCATCTGCTCCCGCCGCTTCAGCTGCAATTGCAACTTCAGTAATTGCATTAGTATTGGGTGTCAACTTTGCAAATAACGGAATTTTCGTTTTTTTCTTAATATAATCCACGACTCGAAAGGTCTGTGCTGGATCCATCGCGTAGGATCGCCCATCGTCTTCAAGATTAGGACAGGAAATATTAATTTCAAGTGCTGCAACTCCAGGAACTGATAACTCCTGTGCTAAATCAATAAATTCATCAGCTGTATCAGCAGAAATACTAATAATTAATGGGCTATTATATTGTTGATAAAAAGGAATAGATGTATTCAGCATTGATTGAGATCCTTTACTCTGAATACCTACTGCATTAATCATGCCAGCGGTTGTTTCTGCAATTCTTGGTCCTATATTGCCCATACGTGGATATCTCGTCACACTCTTCGTCACAAGAGCCCCAAGTACATTCAAATCAAAAATCTGTGCTGCTTCTTCAGCGAATGTTCCTGAAGCTGGCATAA contains:
- a CDS encoding dihydroorotate dehydrogenase, with the translated sequence MSEIDMEVSIGGVLMKNPVMPASGTFAEEAAQIFDLNVLGALVTKSVTRYPRMGNIGPRIAETTAGMINAVGIQSKGSQSMLNTSIPFYQQYNSPLIISISADTADEFIDLAQELSVPGVAALEINISCPNLEDDGRSYAMDPAQTFRVVDYIKKKTKIPLFAKLTPNTNAITEVAIAAEAAGADAVVVANTMLSMAIDVESRKPKIGNIMGGLSGPCIKPIILRMVYQVYKKVGIPIIGCGGICSAEDAIEYMMAGASAVQVGTYNFVNPIGMVDIIQGMKEHAIRHKISSLNDIVGSVCVIGPEDIDEVATY